In one window of Enoplosus armatus isolate fEnoArm2 chromosome 7, fEnoArm2.hap1, whole genome shotgun sequence DNA:
- the ivns1abpa gene encoding influenza virus NS1A-binding protein homolog A, giving the protein MIPNGYLIFEDESFLDSTVAKMNALRKSGQFCDVRLQVCGHELMAHRAVLACCSPYLFEIFNSDNEPHGVSHVTFEDLDPEAVEILLNYAYTAQLKADKELVKEVYSAAKRFKMERVKQICGDYLLSKMDSQNAISFRNFASSMGDARVLAKVDVFIQDHLLEVSEQEDFLKLPRLKLEVMLEDNLTLPSNGKLYSKVLSWVQRSLWENGDQLERLMEEVQMLYYSPDHKLVDGGLVIEGHSEVFGGEEDHLQFVQKKPVRESTQRQMSCSSSGSLSPSNQAANAPKQTARREWKYIASEKTTNNTYLCLAVLDSVLCVIFLHGRSSPQTSPSATPCLMKSLSFEAQPEELEEQPLSPMHYARSGLGTAALNGRLIAAGGYNREECLRTVECYDPKEDRWTFIAPMRTPRARFQMAVLMGQLYVIGGSNGHSDELSCGERYDPHADEWAQVPELRTNRCNAGVCSLNNKLYVVGGSDPCGQKGLKNCDAFDPVTKTWSNCASLNIRRHQAAVSELDGFMYVIGGAESWNCLNTVERYNPENNTWTLIAPMNVARRGAGVAVHAGKLFVVGGFDGSHALRCVEVYDPARNEWRMLGSMTSSRSNAGVAMLGETIYAVGGFDGNEFLNTMEVYNPETDEWNDCTKALSPLSD; this is encoded by the exons ATGATTCCAAACGGTTATTTGATCTTTGAAGATGAGAGTTTCCTGGATTCCACCGTGGCCAAAATGAACGCTCTGAGAAAGAGTGGTCAGTTCTGCGATGTTAGATTGCAG GTGTGTGGTCATGAGCTGATGGCTCACCGTGCCGTTCTGGCTTGCTGCAGTCCCTACCTGTTTGAGATCTTTAATAGTGACAATGAGCCTCATGGAGTCTCACATGTCACTTTTGAGGACTTGGACCCAGAAGCTGTAGAGATCTTGCTCAACTATGCCTACACTGCCCA ACTAAAGGCAGACAAGGAACTGGTCAAGGAAGTTTACTCTGCAGCCAAAAGGTTCAAGATGGAGCGAGTCAAACAG ATTTGTGGTGACTACCTGCTGTCTAAAATGGATTCCCAGAACGCCATTTCTTTTCGTAACTTTGCCAGCTCTATGGGAGACGCCAGAGTTTTGGCCAAGGTGGACGTCTTCATCCAGGACCATCTACTGGAAGTTTCTGAACAGGAGGACTTCCTCAAACTTCCCCGCCTCAAG ttagAAGTAATGCTAGAAGACAACCTGACCCTGCCCAGCAATGGCAAGCTCTACTCGAAGGTGCTCAGTTGGGTGCAGCGTAGCCTTTGGGAGAATGGAGACCAACTGGAACGACTTATGGAGGAG gtgCAAATGCTGTACTACTCACCTGACCATAAGCTGGTGGATGGAGGGCTGGTGATTGAGGGGCACAGTGAGGTGTTTGGTGGCGAGGAGGACCACCTTCAGTTTGTGCAG AAGAAACCCGTACGGGAGAGCACCCAGAGACAGatgagctgcagctcctcaggAAGCCTGTCGCCCTCCAACCAAGCAGCAAATGCCCCGAAACAGACTGCCAGGAGAGAGTGGAAGTACATCGCCTCTGAGAAGACCACAA ACAACACCTACCTGTGTCTGGCTGTGCTggacagtgtgttgtgtgtgatcTTCTTGCACGGCCGCAGCAGCCCTCAGACCTCTCCCTCTGCCACCCCCTGCCTGATGAAGAGCCTCAGCTTCGAGGCCCAGCccgaggagctggaggagcaaCCGCTCTCACCCATGCATTATGCTCGCTCTGGCCTGGGCACCGCAGCTCTGAACGGAAGACTCATCGCAGCAG GAGGCTACAACAGAGAAGAGTGTCTGAGGACTGTGGAGTGTTATGACCCCAAAGAGGACCGCTGGACCTTCATTGCTCCCATGCGGACTCCAAGGGCTCGATTCCAGATGGCTGTTCTCATG GGTCAGCTGTATGTGATTGGAGGCTCAAATGGACATTCTGACGAGCTGAGCTGCGGGGAGAGGTACGATCCACATGCTGATGAATGGGCTCAAGTGCCAGAGCTGAGGACCAACCGCTGCAATGCAG GTGTCTGCTCATTGAACAACAAACTCTACGTTGTGGGAGGGTCGGACCCCTGTGGGCAGAAGGGCCTGAAGAACTGTGATGCTTTTGACCCTGTGACCAAAACCTGGTCCAATTGCGCCTCCCTTAACATCA GGAGGCACCAGGCAGCGGTTTCTGAGTTGGATGGCTTCATGTACGTGATTGGAGGGGCGGAGTCGTGGAACTGCCTGAACACTGTGGAACGCTACAACCCTGAGAACAACACATGGACCCTGATAGCCCCCATGAATGTGGCTCGTAGGGGGGCCGGCGTTGCTGTCCATGCAG GCAAACTGTTTGTTGTTGGCGGCTTCGATGGCTCCCACGCGCTCCGCTGTGTGGAGGTGTACGACCCCGCCCGCAACGAGTGGAGGATGCTGGGTAGCATGACATCTTCCCGCAGCAATGCAGGCGTGGCCATGCTGGGCGAAACCATCTACGCTGTGGGCGGCTTCGACGGAAACGAGTTCCTCAACACGATGGAGGTGTACAACCCCGAGACGGACGAGTGGAACGACTGCACCAAGGCCCTGTCTCCCCTCTCTGACTGA